CAAAACTTTAATGAAACGTATTCAGAATAAAAATCTAGAAGTGAAAAATTTAGTTATTGAAACAGAATTAGTAAAAAGAGCATCGACCAACTAATTATGAATACTTACATTTTAAAGAACAAAAATAATCTTGAATTGGAGATTAGTACACTAGGCGCAACAATTCTAAGTCTAAAAGTTCCAGATAAAAACAATAAGCTTGTTAATGTAGTAGTCGGACTTAGTTCTAGTGATGATTATAGTGCTGAACATTATTTACAAAACTATCTTTATTTAGGTACAACTGTTGGCAGATATGCTGGTCGTATTTCTAAATCTGAGCTTCATTTTGAAACTAAAAAATATCCAATTCATACTATAGATGGTGTGCATTTACATGGTGGAAAAAATGGTTTTGATAAGAAAATTTGGAAAGTAGAAAACATTATAAATGGTGAAAACTCTTCGATAACATTATCGTATTTAAGTAAACATTTAGAAGAAGGTTATCCAGGTAATTTGAATGTTACAGTTACTTATACTCTTACAGAAAACAATGAACTTAAGATTATTTATGCTGCAACTACAGATCAAACTACGCAGGTTAATCTTACCAATCACGCTTATTTTAATTTGAATGGAGAACAATCCATTTTAGATCACGAATTATTTATTGACAGTGATTTCTATTTAGATGTAGATAATCGATTAATTCCTTCAGGAAGAAAAAATCCTGTTAAAGAAACTTGCTATGATTTTACCGAAAAATCTAAAATTGGAAATACTAATTTTCAAGGTTTAGATGATACTTTTATTTTGAACAAAAATCATCTTAATGTAGAAATAAGTTCTGAAACATCTGGAATTTGCATGGACGTTTTCACCAATCAACCTGCAATTGTGGTGTACACTCCAAAAAGATTTGACGGATTAACTTTTAAAGAAAATGCTATTTACAGTGATTTTCCAGCAATTTGTTTTGAAACTCAACATTATCCAGATACTCCTAATAATCCTGACTTCCCTTCTACTCTATTACAGCCTGATGAGGTTTATAGGAATGAAACTACTTTTAAATTTTCAGTTTTAAAATAGCTCTTATAGTTTCGTTTTAAGTTCATCTAAAAATCTCATGTATTGTGGATTTTCAGGATGTGCTTTTATCAATTTTTCAATTATAGGTTTAGCCTTTTTGTACTTTTCTTTTGTGTAAAATTGATATGCTAACGCATACAATAAACTCTCGTTATTCTTATCAATTTTCAAACCTTCATAAAGTATTTTTTCAGCATTTACTGTGTCTCCTTTTTTATCGTATAACAAACTTAAATTATAGTAAACACGTGTATTTTCTGGCATTTTAATTTGTGATTTTTTTAAAGCTACAATTGCTTCATCAGTTCTATTTTGCTCAGCCAATAATAACGCCAACGAATAATACACTGGTCCGAAATCTGGTTCTAAAGCAATCACCTTTTTAAATAAACTTTCAGCTTTGCTAAAAGCTCTATTTTGATAATATAAGTTTGCTAAAGTTAAGCGTAAACTGTTATTCAATTCATCAATTTTAAGCGCATCAACATAACCTTGAATTCCTTTTTGAAACTCTCCTTTTTTAAGGTAATAATTTGCTTTTTTAACTCTTCCTCCTACAAAATCGGAATTTGTATTTATATGCTTCCAAAACTCTTTTTCAACCGTGTCATAATCTGTTTTATATGATTCTGGAATTTGACCTTTTGGAAAACTACTTAATCCGTAAAAAGCTTTAATCCGAACACTTCTCTTTGGATCTTTTAACAGCGGAAAGAAATAAGAAATATAATTTTGATTGTTGATTTCACTCAACGCATCTACACTTACCGCTCTTACTAAAGGAGAATCGTCGTTTAATAAATCGATATATTCTTTCACAAAAACAGTTGTATTGTAGTTTGATAATGCCTTGGCTGCTGAAGCTCTTACAATTTCTGGATATTTATCATCTTTTACTAGTGATAATAACTCTGTATGTCCGTTTAGAATTCCTTTTATCCCTGGAATCAATTTTTCAG
This genomic stretch from Tenacibaculum jejuense harbors:
- a CDS encoding aldose epimerase family protein; protein product: MNTYILKNKNNLELEISTLGATILSLKVPDKNNKLVNVVVGLSSSDDYSAEHYLQNYLYLGTTVGRYAGRISKSELHFETKKYPIHTIDGVHLHGGKNGFDKKIWKVENIINGENSSITLSYLSKHLEEGYPGNLNVTVTYTLTENNELKIIYAATTDQTTQVNLTNHAYFNLNGEQSILDHELFIDSDFYLDVDNRLIPSGRKNPVKETCYDFTEKSKIGNTNFQGLDDTFILNKNHLNVEISSETSGICMDVFTNQPAIVVYTPKRFDGLTFKENAIYSDFPAICFETQHYPDTPNNPDFPSTLLQPDEVYRNETTFKFSVLK